In Schlegelella aquatica, one DNA window encodes the following:
- a CDS encoding TMEM165/GDT1 family protein, giving the protein MESLIVSTGVVALAEIGDKTQLLSLLLAARFRRPAPIILGIFAATLLNHAGAGALGAWITSWLGPQWLRWVLGVSFLVMAVWMLVPDKLEAAEGAERPRFGVFGTTFLAFFLAEMGDKTQIATVALAAQFAAFIPVVAGTTLGMMIANVPAVLLGDRMSHQLPVRFIHALAALVMALLGVATLLGWGERWGL; this is encoded by the coding sequence ATGGAATCTCTCATCGTCTCCACCGGTGTGGTGGCCCTCGCCGAAATCGGCGACAAGACCCAGCTGCTGTCGTTGCTGCTCGCGGCCCGGTTTCGCCGGCCCGCCCCGATCATCCTCGGCATCTTCGCTGCGACCCTCCTCAACCACGCCGGAGCGGGCGCGCTCGGAGCGTGGATCACGTCCTGGCTGGGGCCGCAATGGCTGCGCTGGGTGCTCGGCGTCTCGTTCCTCGTGATGGCGGTGTGGATGCTCGTTCCCGACAAGCTCGAAGCGGCCGAAGGCGCGGAGCGCCCGCGGTTCGGCGTGTTCGGCACCACCTTCCTCGCCTTCTTCCTCGCCGAGATGGGGGACAAGACCCAGATCGCCACCGTCGCCCTGGCGGCGCAGTTCGCCGCCTTCATCCCGGTGGTCGCGGGAACGACGCTCGGCATGATGATCGCCAACGTTCCGGCCGTGCTGCTCGGCGACCGCATGTCGCATCAGCTGCCGGTGCGCTTCATTCACGCCCTGGCGGCGCTGGTGATGGCGCTCCTCGGCGTGGCGACACTCCTGGGGTGGGGCGAGCGGTGGGGGCTATGA
- a CDS encoding peptidylprolyl isomerase — protein sequence MGIDLDVPAVPRVNGVPIAEAGETPPQEELRQRACTELLRQAAQARGYLDRDDPPLVQGVPTEAASIAIERLLDDTLTVPEPSEEACRRYYEAHRAHFRQGERVHARHILYAVVPGVDVKALRLQAEQVLLDVRTDPTRFAEAAAAHSNCPSGAAGGELGWLERGDCVPEFAQALFGQPEVGVLPRLVHSRFGLHVVEVLAREPGETLPYEQVRAGVARALQQQSYATALRQYLSLLAAEAELEGVELAGATSPLVQ from the coding sequence ATGGGCATCGATCTCGATGTGCCGGCCGTGCCCCGCGTGAACGGGGTGCCGATCGCCGAGGCCGGCGAAACGCCGCCGCAGGAGGAGTTGCGCCAGCGCGCGTGCACGGAGTTGCTGCGCCAGGCGGCGCAGGCGCGAGGGTACCTGGACCGCGATGACCCGCCCCTTGTGCAAGGGGTGCCGACGGAAGCAGCCTCCATCGCGATCGAGCGCTTGCTCGACGACACGCTCACGGTGCCCGAGCCTTCCGAGGAGGCCTGCCGCCGCTACTACGAGGCCCACCGGGCGCACTTCCGCCAGGGCGAGCGGGTGCATGCGCGCCACATCCTGTACGCCGTGGTGCCCGGGGTGGACGTGAAGGCACTGCGTTTGCAGGCGGAGCAGGTGCTGCTGGACGTTCGTACCGACCCCACCCGGTTCGCCGAGGCCGCGGCCGCCCATTCCAATTGCCCGAGCGGGGCCGCGGGCGGCGAGCTCGGATGGCTGGAGCGGGGCGACTGCGTGCCGGAGTTCGCACAGGCCTTGTTCGGCCAGCCCGAAGTGGGGGTGCTGCCACGCCTGGTGCACAGCCGTTTCGGCTTGCACGTGGTGGAGGTGCTGGCCCGCGAGCCGGGCGAGACGCTGCCCTACGAGCAGGTGCGCGCCGGCGTCGCGCGGGCGTTGCAGCAGCAGAGCTACGCGACGGCGTTGCGCCAGTACCTGAGCCTCCTGGCTGCCGAGGCCGAGCTCGAGGGGGTGGAACTCGCCGGCGCGACCAGTCCCCTGGTTCAGTGA